The Branchiostoma floridae strain S238N-H82 chromosome 8, Bfl_VNyyK, whole genome shotgun sequence genome has a segment encoding these proteins:
- the LOC118421531 gene encoding tRNA methyltransferase 10 homolog B-like: MLPSHSLPSDEEPFTSYKKMIYEEQGDDIMDTPQLGGMETGDQEGEILAGMEHLSKTQRRKRLRYLRIADTRRLHRKEKKKEAQQRKRERTKQLECLTKELPGAAGDDSTDVTECQPQECAALPVSVGNCTGITTGVGQVHVSKLERQKHTRRKLETAMKKGLRVCLDMSFGEKMTQKEASRLAGQVGRVHGANKLSARPFHVFLTSLVQDGTLHRECVRRNDGFQNFIGVEQTSKHFLEVFDKEDIVYLSPDSPNDLLELDDKKVYIIGGLVDETVQKNVTITQAKEKGLQTAKLPIDLFMQRQPGSKGNKILTVNQVFEILLKFYMTRDWRVALPVGLPERKSFILKPDDTLPPDVLKQQGVFPPGFDRGSDWGEETSEASKEDAEKDDTLKNTNIRENINFDSISTTEDNNDIKSLKQSVI, from the exons ATGCTGCCCTCCCATAGTCTCCCTTCTGATGAAGAACCATTCACCAGCTACAAAAAGATGATCTATGAAGAGCAGGGTGATGATATCATGGACACGCCACAGTTAGGAGGGATGGAGACTGGTGACCAGGAAGGGGAAATTCTGGCAGGGATGGAACACCTTTCG AAAACCCAGCGCAGGAAGAGGCTGAGGTACCTGCGCATTGCTGACACTCGCCGGCTCCacaggaaggagaagaagaaggaggctcagcagagaaagagagaaagaacaaAG CAGCTGGAATGTCTAACCAAAGAGCTGCCAGGAGCAGCTGGAGATGATAGCACAGACGTGACAGAATGCCAGCCTCAAGAGTGTGCTGCACTACCAGTATCAGTGG GCAACTGCACTGGGATTACTACAGGAGTGGGGCAAGTGCATGTGAGCAAACTGGAACGCCAGAAACACACCAGGAGGAAGCTGGAAACCGCCATGAAGAAAGGACTGAGGGTTTGTCTGGACATGAGCTTCGGAGAAAAGATGACACAAAAG GAAGCGTCTCGACTTGCAGGCCAGGTTGGTAGAGTTCACGGTGCTAACAAGTTGTCGGCCCGCCCATTCCACGTGTTCCTGACCAGTCTGGTACAGGACGGCACACTGCACCGGGAGTGTGTGCGCAGGAACGACGGCTTCCAGAACTTCATAGGG GTTGAACAGACATCAAAACACTTTCTGGAAGTCTTTGACAAAGAAGACATTGTGTACCTCTCTCCAGATTCTCCAAATG ATCTCCTAGAGCTCGATGACAAAAAAGTGTACATTATTGGTGGACTGGTGGATGAGACAGTACAGAAG AATGTGACCATAACACAGGCCAAAGAAAAGGGTCTACAGACTGCCAAACTGCCCATCGATCTCTTCATGCAGAGACAGCCTGGCTCCAAGGGTAACAAAATTCTAACAGTCAATCAAG TGTTTGAGATTCTACTGAAGTTTTACATGACCAGAGACTGGAGGGTGGCTCTCCCTGTGGGTCTGCCTGAGAGGAAAAGTTTTATCCTAAAGCCTGACGACACGCTGCCACCGGATGTGCTCAAACAACAAGGGGTGTTCCCTCCTGGGTTTGACAGGGGCAGTGACTGGGGAGAAGAGACATCAGAGGCTTCTAAAGAAGATGCAGAGAAGGATGATACATTAAAGAACACAAACATCAGAGAAAATATAAACTTTGATTCAATATCTACAACAGAGGACAACAATGATATCAAAAGCTTAAAGCAGTCTGTAATATAA